GACGTTTACTTTAACAGATGTGCAGCACCGACTGGACTGGACCCTATGAATGAATCTTGTGATGCTAACCTCACAGATGTGCAGCACTGACACCACAGACTGAACTGGACTTTATGAATGAGTCTGGTTATGTTTACCTTTACAGATTTGCAGCACTGAGACCACAGACTGGACTGGACCATGTGAATCAGTCTGGTGGTGCTTACCTCTATAGATGTGCAGCACTGACATCACAGACTGGACTGGACCATATGAAACAGTCTGGTGATGCTTAACTCTACAGATGTGCAGCACTGACACCACAGACTGGACTGAACCATATGAATGAGTCTGGTGACGCTTACCTCTACAGATGTGCAGCACTGACACCACAGACTGGACTGAACCATATTAATGACTGTTGAAACTTTCTTCtacagaggaagatgaggaggtcCCAGGTTTAATTCCCTCCTCACGTGGTTCACTTGTAATCTGCACCACATCATGTACAGTTTGTATATACTCAATACAATACAGATATATGAGCTGTACTTTAAGTTATAAATGCAAGTTTACTATCTCTGTATTTGTAATTTTGCCTGGTTGGCATTTTCAAGAGTTCTTCAATGATTACAAAGTATTTTCTCTGAGGATTTCCAGGTTGTTTGAATCATTTTGAGAAGCCTGTGGTTTAGTTTAATTATCAGTTGAGGGCAAAGCAGAGCTGCCAGCGATCAATGGTTTTAATTATCTGTTGATCAACCACTCATTTTGTCAATAGATGCATGAGGTGTGTGGACTGTAGAGTATCAGCATGTAAGGGACCCAATGTGACGTTTAATCCAAAACCTCAACATATTAAAATCACGATGGAATAAGAGTTTTAAAGAAGCAGCATTCTATTGGGAACATTGACCTTGAACTTAACATTTAGCAATTTGTGATTTAAGAATTACATGGGATGATTTACCACTcattaaacttttatttaaatgtcaagTTGATTGActtagtttaaaaaatatgacCAACATTTTAGTTTGACCCATTTCCTTTACATTAACACGGAGGAGACATATTTACACTTCTGTAAACGGACGAagcaaacaaaatatataaataataaaactgtcGTTTTGTGACCTTTTGAAAATCTTCAGCTAATCATCTCCCcccgtttccagtctttatgctaagctaactgccTCCTAACAGTTGATTCACATTTAATGCAAAGAAGTTGTATCAGTTCCAAGTGTCAGAGTGAATTCACAAATGCATTAAATAGGTCAAATGAAACCAGAGCTTCGAGACACACGTGCCTGTAACGACTCGACTTGAGATCTTTCCAGAACACCAGCTTTATTGTGACagttcacacaaacagcttcctgTACAAGCacaacacctcctcctctcatttgGTTTGTTACGTCTCATCGTCGGGAGCCTGGAGACACAAGGACAGTCTGCGAGCACTGAGCAGCTCGCTCGCCCCTGTgcaggagtgagtgagtgagggagtgTGGTTAAATCTCAGTAGTCTTTCATCGATTcctccagtccccccccccccaagtctgTTAAAAGGAATCAAAAACTCTCGTCTATAAAGCGTCTATGCAGTTCTTACCAAAGTGTTATGTGCCTGCTTTCGTATCAACAAATTATTTACACATGGccatctaccccccccccccccctccccggcaCACGTTTTCTGATCTTTCACGAACCAATAAGTCGtcaataattaataaaacaagCTTCACATCaagagcagaaaaaaaagaagagtaaaAACCAAaagcagatgaaataaaaagtgaTCAGTTAGGTCCCCTCCCTGCGCAGATCGGCACAGAACGGCCAAACatcaaaagaaaacaaggctgtggttgaacggggggggggggggggcactgctCTGGTTATTTAAGAAACTGACCCAAGGTCCACACGTTGAGTCGACCTCAACCACTAAAGCACTAATTTACAGCAGCGGTCCACGTGACGGACTCGCACCTCGCCAGCATAAACAATAATACTGAAACAGAACCTTTCAATATGCAAATAAGTCCATATATTGAAATATACAACAGCTTACACcctttcaatatatatatttcaatatacaaatcaaatatataaaaacctaACATACTGTAGAGTGCGGTGCTGAAGCCATATAATAACCGATTAGTGAGTCCTGGCTGCGGGGGGGAACACGATGTATGTTTTAACTTTATACTGATTAGCCTGTTACCTGAGTTTCGGGCTATTGTCTCCAAACAAGAATGGTCGTGTTCAATTCCTGTGTCCCCCTCATTCACACTCGTGAACTCACAGCACACACCAACAGGAAAAGTACCGTTTAAATAGCCaatacaaacacacctgaaagcaagtctctctctctaaaaTGATAATTATCTTtggggagagatagagaaagggggatgggggtggggggggatacagagagagaaaggcgagaaagagagatggaaacAGTAAAGAACATCACAGCTCATTTCCATATCTCCTCATGTGGCAGGAGCTGGTCGCCTGGTGAAACCGTTCAGAGAGTTaagtctttttttgtttgttttgtttgatttttctttttttctttgcataGCCAGACACTGGACGCGTCTCCTCTCTGGAAGCACGGcccctttcatttttttttttaaactcttgcCACGACGCAGGAGTTTCAAAGTGATAGCTGTCAACGTGGGTGGAGCGCCATGGTCCATGTGCATCCCTTCAAGCCAGGCTGGCCCGGGGGATGTGTTCAGTGGGTCCATCCAACAGAGGCGGCGTCCCGCTCACAAGGTCGACTCCCTCTGGCGCTCGCGCCCGTTCGACGTCTTCTTCACGTTGGAAATCCCCTCCAGAGCCCCGGACTCAGTCACTCTGCACAGGGAGGAAAGCAGAGAGCAGCAACTCGGGGTGAGCGAGGACACCAGTATCTGTATCTGGTCAACCAGCCAAATGATCTGTACAATATGTAAACCggaagtgggcggggcttaaACAGGAAGCCGGTGTTTTAAGCCTGACATGGATACGGGTCTATTTACAGAACAGCCTGagaattgagcttcagatcacaACAGTAAGATAAGTATTCAGAAGGAGTTTTTATAAACTTCAGTGAATCAATGATGACAACACATGCAGTATTAAGAAGTATTAAGTCAAATGAAAGAACTTATATGCACAAAAGGCAACGTTTGACAAAGTGAAGCGTAAAAACAGGATTTGCAAATAAATCATGATGCATATGAAGCATTTGACTTATTATTCATTAAATGTTAAACTGgacagaggaaaaaaaggaaaagacgaAACAACAGATCTATGAGGAACATTAAGAAGAGTAATGTTACtcaaattaatatttgatgaaacataaatgttgtatttctgtTGTGTCTTCCACAGTTTTTTGATTGTTGGATATCTGACTCCTGCTTCCAATCACGTCATCTTGTTCTTTAATGGTCTTGTGAAAGCTAACTGGATAATTGCACCAACTTCTAATACTCAACAGGGTCACGGCTCATTTGTGTTCACTGGTTTACTGGAAAGGAACCTGGTTACTGCTGCATTCAGACAGCTGCAGATtaaaggaggaacagaggaaggTTCAGAGGATGAGGTGGAGGGACGGACTCATGCAGACGTGTGCACTTACACTTCGTCCATCTCGTTGTCCTCCTCGTCCTGGGGAAGCTGCAGGTACGGGTTGTTGGAGGCCGGTCGGAACTTGTAGCCCGTCAACACAAAAAAGATCAGAGTGGACACTTCTACCAGAAACTGGAGAAACACAGATGAGAGAGTGGGTGTTTAGTGACAGATGGTAGGAATGTTGTATAAGACGTGTGCGCCAGTATCGAAATGATTAACACTCCTCACAGTCTGAGTTCAGCTGCCAGTTTTTTATCAGAATTAAAAAGCTCCTGCCGCATTTTCTACTTCCACTAACACTGATATCCAATCAGATCTCTGAGGAGAGGAATGATGGTAATGATCATTTAACGAGCATGTCACGTGTTTGCAGACATGAaactggggcacacacacacacacacacaagtgtcaaCCCACCGACAACCAGTGGTTTGTGAATTTCTATTTTGAAGCCTCAACATGTGACCAATGCACAAATCAACCACGGAAACAAACAAACGGCTTGAAGCATTTAAGAGCCTGATGGCGGCTTAAAGTCTCATAAAGTAATAAAGTCAGTTTCATTGGAGATGATTGTCTTACCTCGTAGCACCACTGCCACTGGAAAGGCATGGTGACCTTGAGCAGGATGGCTATGATCCTCGTGAAGTAGATGTAACACACGATCTGAAAAGAAGAGAACAGGGTTTTCAGAAACTGTACGTGGTTGGTTGTCTAAAGCTTAAAACCATTATAACCTGGGTCTAACACTGAATTCTTTCTTTTATCTGCAACTCTACATAAAGCTTCAGTATTCAGTAAAGTACAAGTGTCAGCTTATGGTGTTGTTGACAATTGTTTGACAGATGATGGACGGATGTGGGGGGAGGGAACTTCCTCTTACCATCACATAGTAATGCCGGAAGAGCTTGAGCTTCTCCAAATTCATAGCAGCTGAAAAAGAAGTGAAAGAAGTAAATGACCAGCTCGACATTAAACCTGATGATTGATGATTGTTGACTGATTGTGATCGAGTCTCGTACCTTTGCCGTCGATGCTGGAAGCTTCCTGGAGATGACGGATCGACCTGTAAAGACAAATGTTTACTgaggttcatgtctgaaaacagcttcatggAAACAGCCAGATGATTGTACACTAATGGACTTTTACTAGGGAAACTGAAACCAACTAGATgaaccatgcacacacacacacacacacacacacacacacacacacacacactgaccagaCAACGGGGAAGAGAATGGCTCCACAGCAGATGAGGTCAACCAGAAAGAGGATCTCCTTCCACAGGTAGTATTCACTGGAGCCTTCCTCTGTCGACTCGATGATGATGTAGGCAACGTTAGCCAGAACCTGGAGGACCACAGAAGAGTCGGTCACTGAGTCAAACCCACTGAATGTTACACAACTCCACACAGCTGCTGTTTCTCAAGCACACGCACCTGCAGGGGGATGACGATCATGAAGATCTTCTTCTCCTTGTCGGACAGGATGTATTTCACGAAGGCCCAGCCGGTGCCGATCAGTGccagtgtgatgaagaggagagccCCTTTGAGCCTGGAGACACAGCGATGGGGTCAGTGGTTAGATCTATTCAACAAAGAGACTTCCCTTCACACCCTGGAGAGAGTGTACTTACAGATGTGTGATGTAATACATGACGGCCCAGCCTTCGATTGGATGCCCCTCGGTGTTGATGAAGTAAAAGTTGATctgagacatgaggagagaatCGTTTTACAAACAGAGTCCTGACGGGTGGTGAGCGATACACAATATAAACAATCAGAATAACGacacaagagaagagagagttACTCACACTGTGGAAAACCAGTGACGTGGCCTTGGTGAAGGCCAGTGCTGCCATCAGCCAGTGTATCTTAAACACGCTGTACCTGTAAATATGTAAACAACCACACAACATAATGACTTCTCCATATATTAGAGATGTTCTAATACCAgcatccaaaacacacacaggattagTATCATACAGCTTTTAAAATCTGTTGTGAGTGGGTTTCTTTAACTGGTATTGGCCGACACGCAAAGTACCAGGTGTCAGAATCTGGTCATCTCGACAATAGATGCAAAAACAAGACTGTAAACAGTTTGACCACAGAGGTCTCAGAGTCCTGTGGTAACTGTCAATGAGGAAGCTGCAAGATCCTATGAATCTGAACTCATGTCAGTTCTGTGTACCTGTGCTTCATGAGCGTGTACACCCAGACCATGGCAGCGCAGAAGAACACTCCAGCCATACAGATGTACAGACGGGACAGGGGGATTTCTGCTGCAGACAGGTAGCCGCCGAGGTTCTTCTCCTTCACTTCCACCTTCAGAAGAAACACAGTCACGGTtaacacgtgcacagacatgcccaaacccccccccccccccccccgacttcaACACACTGTACTTACAGTGAACGAGTAGGGCAGTTTAAAGCCCGGCATCTTGTTCTGGCAGTAGTGGAATTTGAGGCTGTAGAGCCCCTGTGCCAGTGGGCCAATCACCAAGTGGAACTGTGGAGGAGGGACGGAGACTTTCACACAACCGAAGAGCAGATACCATTTCTCTTCTCATCATTAAGAAGGTTGTACTCACACTGAAGTTATAGGAGCCGTTGATTTTGTCCAAAGCTAAAGTCAGTAGCTTGGTCTTCCccagctgaaacaaacacacaagattaGACGTTGATTTCATGAAGcgatcacacactcacacagagacagacacaaacatttctCACATCGACTCCATTGTCCTCCTCTTCTggatcttctgctgctgctttcaagtttgtctgctcctccttctcctgatCCACAGCCTTGTCCATTTTGTCCTGGGTTGTCTTGTCATCTGGATTCTTTGCAGCTCCATCTGGTTTCTTTGCAGCTCCATCTGGTTTCTTTGCAGCTCCATCTGGTTTCTTTGCAGCTCCATCTGGTTTCTTTGCAGTTTCATCGGGATTCTTTGCAGCTCCATCTGGATTCTCTGCAGTTGTAGCTGGTTTAATTGTGGGATCCACTGGTACAGGAGCCTGCCTGATCTTCCTCGGACCTACGGGacattaaatgtttaaagtaCAGTATAAATGTAATCTCTCATTCTTTGCGGGGGCATGTGGCTGCGATAGGAGGTTAAAGGTGTAAAGTATGACCGACACTGACCTTTAGGCTCTTGGGGCTTTAGCCTGGCTGTCAAGATGTTGTCTTGATCACCTATAGCTTTCACTGTGAcactacaaaaacacaaaacacacatataaGACATTAGGGAGTCAGTGCACTGAAAGAAACACTTCTGAATACCGGTGCTGaatcataaaacattttcagacatgaatatGAAGAATTCAGGAGGAGATTATCCGGTTCAACAACGTTCATGACAGGTAAATATCCAAAACACTAGAGTTGGTCGTGGAGACTTTGtggagcaggaggcaggaaatACGGTTTAATGGTGCTGTGaaaatcattatcatcatttgctttctcacagCCTGTATCTGAGAGTATCTTACAAACCTGAGGGTGTGGATATTGATGAGGAAAAGAACAAGAGGCTCATCACTATTGGGCACCTCTTCTGTCGTGAGCGGGcatctctccgtctcctcttgCTGAAGAAAAAATTAACACCTGAGcaatgcagcgcacatcataaATCTGATGCGTCAGTGTCATGCAACACACGGCAGAAATTGTCTTTGAAAGCAAAACTTGCACGACTAAGATATTGGATGTACTCACTGTGTAGGACAGGACTCCATTCACACGGGACCTGGAGAGGGTGAAACCCACCTGAACACAGCGTGATAAAAGTGATCAGTCAGGAGCTCATGACTTTCAGGAAACATATTTCACTGTGTCATTCAACTTATGGTCAAATCGGAATTAGACATAAAAAATACCATCAACCCCACGAGCTAGAAAGATGAACCACTGCACCAATCCAACATCCACTAAGGGATTGACTGGTTAATCTATTTAACAGCATATTCAGTCTTACATTCAACTAACTCATAAGGATCCTGTGGCcctttttaaatgatgaaattATAGTTTCTAAATTTGTTTCCCTTACTGTCAAAAAACCCAAACCACCGGTTGAAAACCGATGTTAAAATAAGAATAtacacagagaataattcatggatcttgttcTATTATCTACTGAACACTGtgccggtggggggggggggggggggggggtcaaacagcatagcagccaaatccaatacaattgagtTAAGTGGTGACCGATTCTTCAAGTGTAGATAAACAACATAAAAGGCTCCATTCTGCTCGTGGGGCATCATCCAGGTGTCAGACAGCCctgacatttaaattcaatcattTGATCCTCCGGAGCCGTGTTCCACATGGATCACCTGAAACATGAAgcctaaaaacatggtgtaaatgacgctgTTCCCAGTTGGATTTAAATGTCAGGGCTTACTGACACTTGGATTGTCGTTTGTTGTTGGTTGTTTTGGTTGTGGCTGTAAACCTGTTCACCCTTGAAGCCCTACAAGTGTTCGGTGGACCCCTCCACGTGCACAGCCGTGGGCAGAAAGTGCCAGTGTAGTGTTCAGCTCAATGCAGGAGCTGTGTTAACACGTtccatcccccccccaaaaaacaactgATTTGAACACGCAATGGTGAAGTGAactcttacaaacacacacacactccttacCGGGTGGGTGCTGTAGTTCACCAGCTGCTCGTTGGAGAGGCGCAGGGAAATCAGGTTCACGTCCAGAGTCCCGTTGGCGAAGAAGCCGAAGTTGTTGAGGTCGATGGTGGAACGACTTTCATTCTGCGAGGGGAACAGAATGGAGGATTAACACAGGACGAGCTGAGGCACAACACAAGGAACCAGTGATCTTCACCCAGTATGTCCCCGTCATTTACACCACTCCCTTCTCCATCACCTCACTTCTGACTCGGCTCCACACATCACGACCCCCCCACCCGGTGCAGCTAATTCCAGCGACCCATCGGGCTAATCAGAACGACTACAACCAGCTAACTCCCCTCCGCGTTAGCCTCCCGAGCTAACACCGACCTAGCTCGAGTCATACCCGCCTGTCCCCTCGACTTACCCGGAGGGTGAGCTTGTGTATCCTCGCGTTGCAtccagccagcagcagcaggaggagaagcccGGCCACCGCACATCCTCTCCGGGCCGCGGCCATCACCACCACCGGGGGCACTGCCTGCTAACGGTCACCTGCGGCTAATGCTAAAGATAATGCTAGCGACAGTTCCTGCCAGATGGCTGACAAGCGAGCTGGCTTAGCGGCCTCGACGGCAGCCGAGGCGGGCGGGGCGTGTCACTAAGGTTCACCGGCTCCCGTGCTGGTTACTGGACCACACCAGTTAATGTCGTGTTTCCCGGCTCCTCCGTGTTTTCATCTCGCAGGGAAACAGCCACAGCTAACCGCTAGCTCAGAGGGGGCGCTCGCTCACTTCCGGGTCCCTAATCAAGAACAACACACTGAGCCGAGGAGCGGACGGACACGTCACGGGCCGCGTGCTGATGTCACTGCCACGGATTCATCAGCAGAAACTTCACGAGAAGAAGAAAGTTGAAGTTTCTAcggtgttgtttttattgtttatatcaTTTATATTGCTAAATACATCCTTATCCATACAATACTTTCtataaaataccttttttttcaaatccataattattttcttttttaaatttcattaaaaacataaactgcATCTTTTGTAAATATTTCTTACACTATATTATTACTTATACGTTTACAGTAAGATTATTGTTTGAAAGAGAAAAGACGATACAATAAATATCTCaaatttaaaaactttaaactaTGCTCTCTAATTCTAGATCGACCACTTGTGTGTTTATCCTTTTTCATCATGTTTGTTATTTGTGTGTTCGTTATACCCTCTTGTTTCCGGTCTTATGTATAATTTTTTGTCCGACGTGCCTTTATTGTTCGTAATATATGTCAAGTTGTACAATAATTAAAAACTCCCACCGTCCTGTCTGCACCTTGTGCTTGTCGTCCTTGCTTTGGTCACGTGGGTTGTTGTCATGCTTCCGGATAAAAGTGCTCACGTGACTGAACCTCCACGTCGTATAGAGTAATCTTCCTTCACAGATAGGTCATGTTTGACACGTGGaacttatttgtttttgtgttactcACTGATCACGTTGTTGATTTCTTGGATGAAATGAAGATGTTGACAGAAGCCTCAGATTTGACTTCTCATGTTCAGCATCACTTTGGACCACAGAGCTTTTTTAAAAATCTTCCTAAATGgtgaataaaatatttattgctgatttaTGGCTCAGTTATAATCATGGAGGGATCATTATGACCAGAAGCTCTGAATTCAAACATTCCACCGACCCAATGTCctccaatataaaaaaaacaataaagaaaagaacTATAATAAATAAGGGAGTAATTCATCATTGGTCCTTTAATACATTTCACTCCTATCAATGTTTAACACGTTTATACTTCATAAAAGTTACAGGCTACACTTCTTGTTTAGCTGTTGTTTATTCAGCATCAggtattttttaattatcttaAAATGTCCTGAGGATATTTAGTCTGAAAACACCGTCCTGCTCAGTGACACTTAAAAACAGCTTCAGATGTGAAAACGAAGAAATTTACAAAGATGTGAAATATGAAAGGTCGTTTATCTTTAATTAGACACAGTTAGTATAAAAATAATTACAGCGTTGCCCcgtgtaaataataataatccagtTTCTGTTCTTAAGTATTAATTTctgtaggatttagtggcatctagtggtgagttTGCAAATTGCACCCATCTGAGTAACCATACATTgtgcataaagatggacgacatctcAGCTGAAGCCTCTCGTTTGCCAACTGGTGGCTAgttgcagtacaggtcatgaatcctgcctcctccatgttggcagatGGGACTTAAGA
This is a stretch of genomic DNA from Pleuronectes platessa chromosome 3, fPlePla1.1, whole genome shotgun sequence. It encodes these proteins:
- the LOC128436596 gene encoding protein GPR108 isoform X1; this translates as MAAARRGCAVAGLLLLLLLAGCNARIHKLTLRNESRSTIDLNNFGFFANGTLDVNLISLRLSNEQLVNYSTHPVGFTLSRSRVNGVLSYTQEETERCPLTTEEVPNSDEPLVLFLINIHTLSVTVKAIGDQDNILTARLKPQEPKGPRKIRQAPVPVDPTIKPATTAENPDGAAKNPDETAKKPDGAAKKPDGAAKKPDGAAKKPDGAAKNPDDKTTQDKMDKAVDQEKEEQTNLKAAAEDPEEEDNGVDVRNLGKTKLLTLALDKINGSYNFSFHLVIGPLAQGLYSLKFHYCQNKMPGFKLPYSFTVEVKEKNLGGYLSAAEIPLSRLYICMAGVFFCAAMVWVYTLMKHRYSVFKIHWLMAALAFTKATSLVFHSINFYFINTEGHPIEGWAVMYYITHLLKGALLFITLALIGTGWAFVKYILSDKEKKIFMIVIPLQVLANVAYIIIESTEEGSSEYYLWKEILFLVDLICCGAILFPVVWSIRHLQEASSIDGKAAMNLEKLKLFRHYYVMIVCYIYFTRIIAILLKVTMPFQWQWCYEFLVEVSTLIFFVLTGYKFRPASNNPYLQLPQDEEDNEMDEVVTESGALEGISNVKKTSNGRERQRESTL
- the LOC128436596 gene encoding protein GPR108 isoform X3, which encodes MAAARRGCAVAGLLLLLLLAGCNARIHKLTLRNESRSTIDLNNFGFFANGTLDVNLISLRLSNEQLVNYSTHPVGFTLSRSRVNGVLSYTQEETERCPLTTEEVPNSDEPLVLFLINIHTLSVTVKAIGDQDNILTARLKPQEPKGPRKIRQAPVPVDPTIKPATTAEKPDGAAKKPDGAAKKPDGAAKKPDGAAKNPDDKTTQDKMDKAVDQEKEEQTNLKAAAEDPEEEDNGVDVRNLGKTKLLTLALDKINGSYNFSFHLVIGPLAQGLYSLKFHYCQNKMPGFKLPYSFTVEVKEKNLGGYLSAAEIPLSRLYICMAGVFFCAAMVWVYTLMKHRYSVFKIHWLMAALAFTKATSLVFHSINFYFINTEGHPIEGWAVMYYITHLLKGALLFITLALIGTGWAFVKYILSDKEKKIFMIVIPLQVLANVAYIIIESTEEGSSEYYLWKEILFLVDLICCGAILFPVVWSIRHLQEASSIDGKAAMNLEKLKLFRHYYVMIVCYIYFTRIIAILLKVTMPFQWQWCYEFLVEVSTLIFFVLTGYKFRPASNNPYLQLPQDEEDNEMDEVVTESGALEGISNVKKTSNGRERQRESTL
- the LOC128436596 gene encoding protein GPR108 isoform X2, translated to MAAARRGCAVAGLLLLLLLAGCNARIHKLTLRNESRSTIDLNNFGFFANGTLDVNLISLRLSNEQLVNYSTHPVGFTLSRSRVNGVLSYTQEETERCPLTTEEVPNSDEPLVLFLINIHTLSVTVKAIGDQDNILTARLKPQEPKGPRKIRQAPVPVDPTIKPATTAENPDGAAKNPDETAKKPDGAAKKPDGAAKKPDGAAKKPDGAAKNPDDKTTQDKMDKAVDQEKEEQTNLKAAAEDPEEEDNGVDLGKTKLLTLALDKINGSYNFSFHLVIGPLAQGLYSLKFHYCQNKMPGFKLPYSFTVEVKEKNLGGYLSAAEIPLSRLYICMAGVFFCAAMVWVYTLMKHRYSVFKIHWLMAALAFTKATSLVFHSINFYFINTEGHPIEGWAVMYYITHLLKGALLFITLALIGTGWAFVKYILSDKEKKIFMIVIPLQVLANVAYIIIESTEEGSSEYYLWKEILFLVDLICCGAILFPVVWSIRHLQEASSIDGKAAMNLEKLKLFRHYYVMIVCYIYFTRIIAILLKVTMPFQWQWCYEFLVEVSTLIFFVLTGYKFRPASNNPYLQLPQDEEDNEMDEVVTESGALEGISNVKKTSNGRERQRESTL